One genomic region from uncultured Cohaesibacter sp. encodes:
- a CDS encoding adenine deaminase C-terminal domain-containing protein, whose protein sequence is MNLRELIRAGNGDIKADLVITNGKLINVATAEIYPAEVAIKKDHIVAIGNVDHCKGPQTRIHDAKGRYLAPGMIDGHLHVECSKLSVSSFADLVVPFGTTSVVSGLDQILVVAGLEGVRHFLDEANASPLTIHWGAPCKTPYTMPRSTVNHYFGPDDHRATHEWPECIGIWETVREFIQEEDDDVIEALEIARQHKLPVFGCSPMCKGSKLASYASAGIRLDHESYEVTEALEKMRNGMFMLIRESSISHFLEENIQLATKYVPQADHRISFCTDDVVATDVLKRGHVDNMVRMAIAAGVPPMAAIQMATINSAVACQIDHKVGLIAPGRQADILLVDSPESFTVEQVIAKGRFVAEGNHMIEPVNRPERPTLLTDTMHVAPVKADDIKKRSEAKKVKVLSMNMSLDVPFVRNRRDVVLDVVDGEIKPDTAQDVLYVCVVERYGKTENKPVAFVSGFGLKYGAMATSTAPDDNNIVCIGTNAEDMAAAINWVIAKGGGQVFMRDGEPVVGLELPIGGIVSDIAPEEMAAKEEALDEAAREAGCALAWPFMNMFVLSITAIPDYAITDLGAVDCVGLNIFDPVLESIAD, encoded by the coding sequence GTGAATCTTAGAGAATTGATCCGGGCCGGCAACGGCGACATCAAGGCCGATCTGGTGATCACCAACGGCAAACTGATCAACGTTGCCACCGCTGAAATTTACCCCGCAGAAGTCGCAATAAAAAAGGACCACATTGTCGCTATTGGCAATGTGGACCATTGCAAGGGGCCGCAAACGCGCATTCATGATGCCAAAGGCCGCTATCTGGCGCCCGGCATGATCGACGGGCACCTGCATGTGGAATGCTCCAAGCTGTCGGTTTCCAGCTTTGCCGATCTGGTTGTACCCTTTGGCACCACGTCGGTTGTCTCGGGGCTGGATCAGATTCTCGTGGTCGCAGGGCTTGAAGGCGTACGGCATTTTCTCGATGAGGCCAACGCCAGCCCGCTGACGATCCATTGGGGTGCACCTTGCAAGACGCCCTACACCATGCCGCGCTCAACGGTGAACCACTATTTCGGCCCCGATGATCATCGCGCCACCCATGAATGGCCCGAATGCATCGGTATCTGGGAAACCGTGCGTGAATTCATTCAGGAAGAAGATGACGATGTCATCGAGGCGCTGGAGATTGCCCGCCAGCACAAGCTGCCGGTCTTTGGCTGCTCGCCCATGTGCAAAGGCTCCAAGCTGGCCAGCTATGCCAGCGCCGGCATTCGTCTCGACCATGAAAGCTATGAGGTGACCGAAGCGCTCGAGAAAATGCGCAACGGCATGTTCATGCTGATCCGCGAAAGCTCCATCAGCCATTTCCTTGAAGAGAATATCCAGCTGGCCACCAAATATGTGCCGCAGGCTGATCACCGCATCAGCTTCTGCACCGACGATGTGGTGGCAACCGATGTGCTCAAGCGCGGCCATGTCGACAATATGGTGCGCATGGCCATTGCCGCAGGTGTTCCGCCGATGGCGGCGATCCAGATGGCGACCATCAACAGCGCCGTTGCCTGCCAGATCGACCATAAGGTTGGCCTGATAGCGCCAGGTCGTCAGGCCGATATTCTGCTCGTCGACAGCCCGGAAAGCTTCACCGTCGAGCAGGTCATTGCCAAGGGCCGTTTCGTGGCCGAAGGCAACCACATGATCGAGCCGGTCAATCGGCCCGAGCGCCCGACACTGTTGACCGATACCATGCATGTTGCACCCGTTAAGGCAGATGATATCAAGAAGCGGTCGGAGGCTAAAAAGGTCAAGGTCCTGTCCATGAACATGTCGCTGGATGTGCCCTTCGTGCGCAATCGCCGCGATGTGGTGCTGGACGTGGTTGATGGCGAGATCAAGCCGGATACGGCGCAGGATGTGCTCTATGTCTGCGTTGTCGAACGTTATGGTAAGACCGAGAACAAGCCGGTAGCCTTTGTCTCCGGCTTCGGTCTCAAATATGGCGCCATGGCAACCTCCACGGCACCGGACGACAATAACATTGTCTGTATCGGCACCAACGCCGAGGATATGGCTGCCGCTATCAACTGGGTCATTGCCAAGGGCGGTGGTCAGGTCTTCATGCGTGATGGCGAGCCGGTGGTCGGTCTCGAGCTGCCGATTGGCGGCATCGTGTCGGATATTGCACCTGAAGAAATGGCTGCCAAGGAAGAAGCCCTTGATGAGGCCGCCCGCGAGGCCGGATGCGCGCTGGCATGGCCCTTCATGAACATGTTCGTTCTCTCCATCACAGCCATTCCCGATTATGCCATCACCGATCTTGGCGCCGTCGATTGCGTTGGGCTGAATATTTTCGACCCGGTTCTGGAAAGCATCGCCGATTGA
- a CDS encoding BMP family protein, whose amino-acid sequence MNIFKKLGSAAAMMVLATQVFAAEPTKLGIGLILATGPEAAWDATLMRDVESVAEAAPHGLDISYKNVNGVWGEEAGDAMELMARSGKYQIIWAHSSYSDQVKALQEKYPDVLFVVVGSGNEGLGGNAYWVYKRAHEPSYLLGVLAGRLTESDVVGVVGQFPSEDVNDQINSFFAGARSVNPDVKRKVAFIESWYDPAKAEQFTKAQIAAGADLTFQLVESFETCEKEKIMCFGNYVDHGASAPKSVVASALISWTPDLNWIIDEWYDHAANGAPYEGNTKEHWFSMAEGGSSLSGYHDYETKLPDQLKEEVADLSKQIESGALDIPVDLSLPTSD is encoded by the coding sequence ATGAACATCTTTAAGAAGCTGGGTAGCGCTGCCGCGATGATGGTACTTGCCACGCAAGTCTTCGCCGCAGAGCCGACGAAACTGGGCATCGGCCTCATTCTGGCCACCGGCCCGGAAGCGGCATGGGACGCGACCCTGATGCGCGATGTCGAGAGTGTCGCTGAGGCTGCACCGCATGGCCTTGATATCTCCTACAAGAATGTAAACGGCGTCTGGGGTGAAGAAGCCGGTGATGCCATGGAGCTGATGGCCCGCTCTGGCAAATACCAGATCATCTGGGCACACAGCAGCTACTCCGATCAGGTGAAGGCGCTGCAGGAGAAATATCCTGACGTGCTGTTCGTGGTTGTCGGTTCCGGCAACGAGGGCCTTGGGGGCAATGCCTATTGGGTTTACAAACGCGCCCATGAGCCATCCTACCTGCTGGGTGTTCTGGCGGGCCGCCTGACTGAAAGCGATGTTGTCGGTGTTGTCGGTCAGTTTCCTTCCGAGGATGTGAATGACCAGATCAACAGCTTCTTTGCCGGTGCCCGCTCGGTGAATCCGGACGTGAAACGCAAGGTGGCTTTCATCGAAAGCTGGTATGATCCGGCCAAGGCCGAACAATTCACCAAGGCACAGATCGCCGCTGGCGCTGATTTGACGTTCCAGTTGGTTGAAAGCTTTGAGACGTGCGAAAAAGAAAAGATCATGTGCTTTGGCAACTATGTCGATCATGGGGCTTCCGCACCGAAGTCTGTCGTTGCCAGCGCTCTCATCTCCTGGACGCCAGATCTCAATTGGATCATCGATGAATGGTACGACCACGCTGCCAATGGTGCGCCTTATGAGGGCAACACCAAGGAACATTGGTTCTCCATGGCTGAAGGGGGCTCGTCCCTGTCTGGCTACCACGACTATGAGACCAAGCTGCCAGATCAGCTCAAGGAAGAGGTTGCAGATCTCTCCAAGCAGATCGAATCCGGTGCGCTGGACATTCCGGTAGACCTGTCTCTGCCAACGTCTGACTGA
- a CDS encoding ABC transporter ATP-binding protein: MTSPTLEVTALCKSFGSVRANHDVTFSVDAGELLCLFGENGAGKSTLSACLTGLYRPDSGEIALEGTPLRLSSAADAIRHGIGLVHQHFVLVPDFTVLENIVVGSETGLFVDFASAEARLRQICQSYGIEIDPNARVEDLSVGEQQWAELLKALYFDAKLLILDEPTATLDVEGSKKLFRIIDKLKADGVAIILITHFLEEVMQADRVAVLRQGAVVGIKKTAETSPEELTRMMVGRDLKRQTRQATPMGTARLALESVTVEGLGERPDLDDISFCVHEGEIFGIAGVAGNGQRPLMEVIAGVRKPKSGAITLDDTLISNKGVHAIKAMGLGHIPEDRFAEGLVRDFSIEENLILGEHRGTFAKGGLLDFRKMAQNAKRLIAEFSIAAPSGETRVGNLSGGNAQRVILAREMQLASKVLLANQPTRGLDVGVIDYIHQCLFNKKAEGVAVVIASSELEDLIALCDRIGVLFQGRLMGIVDARKTNLEEIGLLMAGHALETAA, from the coding sequence ATGACAAGCCCAACGCTTGAGGTTACTGCTCTGTGCAAGAGCTTTGGTTCCGTCAGGGCCAACCATGATGTGACCTTCTCGGTCGATGCCGGAGAACTGCTCTGTCTCTTTGGTGAAAACGGAGCGGGGAAATCCACACTTTCGGCCTGCCTGACCGGCCTCTATCGTCCCGATAGCGGCGAGATCGCGTTGGAGGGAACTCCTCTGCGCCTTTCCTCGGCTGCTGATGCCATCCGGCATGGCATCGGGCTTGTGCATCAGCATTTCGTTCTTGTGCCCGATTTCACGGTGCTGGAGAATATCGTTGTTGGCTCGGAAACTGGCCTCTTTGTTGATTTTGCCAGCGCCGAAGCCAGGCTGCGGCAGATCTGCCAAAGTTACGGCATTGAAATCGACCCCAATGCGCGGGTGGAAGATCTTTCGGTTGGCGAGCAGCAATGGGCGGAGCTTCTCAAGGCCCTGTATTTTGATGCCAAGCTGCTCATTCTGGATGAGCCCACCGCGACGCTGGATGTGGAAGGCTCCAAAAAGCTGTTCCGCATCATCGACAAGCTTAAGGCGGACGGCGTTGCGATCATCCTCATCACCCATTTCCTTGAAGAAGTGATGCAGGCCGACCGGGTTGCCGTGTTGCGGCAGGGCGCCGTGGTTGGCATCAAGAAAACCGCTGAGACCTCGCCAGAAGAACTGACACGAATGATGGTCGGGCGCGATCTAAAGCGCCAGACCCGCCAGGCGACGCCGATGGGGACAGCGCGCCTGGCACTCGAATCCGTGACCGTAGAAGGGCTCGGAGAGCGCCCCGATCTGGACGACATCTCCTTTTGCGTGCATGAAGGTGAAATCTTCGGCATCGCCGGAGTGGCAGGCAATGGTCAGCGCCCCTTGATGGAGGTCATCGCCGGAGTGCGCAAGCCAAAGTCTGGAGCCATCACGCTGGATGATACCCTGATCTCCAACAAGGGCGTTCATGCCATCAAGGCTATGGGATTGGGCCATATCCCCGAAGACCGTTTTGCAGAGGGTCTTGTGCGTGATTTCTCGATTGAGGAGAATCTCATTCTGGGTGAGCATCGCGGCACTTTCGCCAAAGGTGGCCTGCTCGATTTCCGCAAGATGGCCCAGAATGCCAAAAGGCTGATCGCTGAATTCAGCATCGCGGCACCATCGGGTGAGACGCGCGTTGGCAATCTTTCCGGCGGCAACGCCCAGCGGGTCATTCTGGCCCGTGAGATGCAGCTTGCCAGCAAGGTGCTTCTGGCCAATCAGCCCACTCGCGGGCTTGATGTGGGCGTCATCGATTATATCCATCAATGCCTGTTCAACAAGAAGGCCGAAGGCGTGGCCGTGGTGATTGCTTCTTCCGAGCTTGAAGATCTGATTGCCCTGTGCGACCGCATCGGCGTGCTGTTTCAGGGGCGCCTGATGGGCATTGTCGACGCGCGCAAGACCAATCTGGAAGAAATCGGTCTGCTGATGGCCGGACACGCACTGGAGACCGCAGCATGA
- a CDS encoding ABC transporter permease produces the protein MIEITRRQTVGYRARIAAYLLALVMGFACTSLLIWLSGASVMEGFSTLFEGAFGSEEAMLQSLVAATPLIFTGLATVIAYRAEIWSIGQEGQMFAGAMSGYFASLYLGGAPMLVAVPVIILAAMIGGALLGMLCGWLKSRFAVNEIISTVMLNYVIVYFLSYLLAGGPWTAEGSTSYHQTALLADNFRLPLIVSDVKLHIGFLLAILATVLCWGILKFTPFGFEIRALGANPTALRFKGVNVARTILIVMAVSGALSALAGVSEIFGVNYRLKGDVLTGLGFTGIIVGMIGGLNPLGALIAALLFGALENGSLYMSVLSDIPPALVPAMQGILLLFFLSASVIVRYRVRIRRASHV, from the coding sequence ATGATCGAGATTACCCGACGCCAAACGGTTGGCTACAGGGCGCGGATTGCTGCCTATCTGCTTGCGCTCGTCATGGGATTCGCCTGCACATCCCTGTTGATCTGGTTGAGCGGTGCCAGTGTCATGGAAGGCTTTTCGACCCTGTTTGAAGGGGCCTTTGGCTCAGAGGAAGCCATGCTGCAAAGCCTTGTGGCCGCAACGCCGCTGATCTTTACCGGCCTTGCCACCGTCATCGCCTATCGTGCTGAAATCTGGAGCATCGGGCAGGAGGGGCAGATGTTTGCCGGAGCCATGAGCGGCTATTTCGCCTCGCTCTATCTGGGCGGTGCGCCGATGCTGGTTGCCGTGCCGGTGATCATTCTGGCTGCCATGATTGGCGGCGCTCTTCTGGGCATGCTCTGCGGCTGGCTCAAAAGTCGCTTTGCTGTCAACGAGATCATCTCCACCGTGATGCTCAACTATGTGATTGTCTATTTCCTTTCCTATCTGCTGGCGGGAGGCCCATGGACTGCGGAGGGGTCAACCTCTTATCACCAGACAGCCTTGCTGGCAGATAATTTCCGCCTGCCGCTGATCGTCTCAGACGTCAAACTGCATATCGGTTTCCTGCTGGCCATTCTGGCCACCGTCCTGTGTTGGGGCATTCTCAAATTCACGCCCTTCGGCTTTGAGATTCGCGCGCTTGGGGCCAACCCGACGGCGCTGCGTTTCAAGGGCGTCAATGTCGCTCGCACCATCCTGATTGTCATGGCGGTGAGTGGAGCGCTGTCGGCACTTGCTGGCGTATCCGAGATCTTCGGCGTCAACTATCGCCTCAAGGGGGATGTGCTGACAGGCCTTGGCTTTACCGGCATTATCGTGGGCATGATCGGCGGGCTGAACCCGCTTGGCGCCCTTATCGCGGCGCTGCTGTTCGGGGCGCTGGAAAATGGCTCGCTCTATATGAGTGTCCTCTCCGACATTCCGCCCGCGCTTGTGCCTGCCATGCAGGGCATTTTGCTGCTTTTCTTTCTCAGTGCCTCAGTGATTGTCCGCTATCGTGTCCGCATTCGGAGGGCCTCCCATGTC